One stretch of Nicotiana tabacum cultivar K326 chromosome 18, ASM71507v2, whole genome shotgun sequence DNA includes these proteins:
- the LOC107815008 gene encoding putative mitochondrial protein AtMg00860, which produces MEDHVLHLRKVLSILRKEQLFAKLSNCSFGQPKVEYLGHIISGEGVSTNPSKIEAMANWPTPKSVKDLKGFLGLTDYYRRFVKSYGVISRPLTNLLKKNGFHWDVDSEAAFQALKEAMTTAHVLALADFNKYFVVETDACSSRMGAILMQQGKLIAFFSKALAPRHMGLSTYEKEYMVVLSAVDKWRHYLQGDHFIIRTDHQSLKYLLEQRITTAL; this is translated from the coding sequence ATGGAAGATCATGTGCTTCACCTTAGGAAGGTGTTAAGTATACTGAGGAAAGAACAGTTGTTTGCTAAACTGTCCAATTGTTCCTTTGGTCAGCCTAAGGTGGAATACCTAGGACACATTATATCTGGAGAAGGGGTCTCTACTAATCCCTCAAAAATTGAAGCTATGGCCAATTGGCCAACACCAAAATCTGTTAAGGATCTAAAGGGTTTTCTTGGACTGACAGATTATTATAGAAGGTTTGTTAAGTCCTATGGGGTTATCAGCAGACCATTAACTAACCTGTTAAAGAAGAATGGGTTTCATTGGGATGTTGATTCTGAAGCAGCTTTTCAAGCACTTAAGGAAGCAATGACTACTGCTCATGTGCTAGCCTTGGctgattttaataaatattttgtgGTAGAAACTGATGCATGTTCTAGTAGAATGGGAGCAATACTAATGCAGCAAGGGAAACTTATAGCCTTTTTCAGCAAGGCATTGGCACCTAGACACATGGGGTTGTCTACCTATGAGAAGGAGTATATGGTTGTTTTGTCAGCTGTAGATAAATGGAGACATTATTTGCAAGGAGACCATTTTATCATAAGAACTGACCATCAAAGCCTTAAATATCTACTTGAACAAAGAATCACTACTGCACTCTAA